The Methanolacinia paynteri sequence GTTCTGGGAAAAGATATTCATCATTGCATGAAAGTCCTTTGTCTTGTATGCGGTGGCATACGCTTCCATCGCCGCCCGGACTTCTTTTTCCTGTGCTTCCGATAAACTCATGGTAAACGGTTATCTGTTCCGGTTGTATTTGGTTTTTTTCTTTCCTTCACCCGCATGCATTTTTAACCCAGCATGTGGAAGGGTCAGTAAAGAACATCTCCCGCCTCCTGGTTTTGAAGGAGCCGGGCGATTTTATATTCATGGTCTTTTCCCAGCAACTGTTTTTACGACACATAAAAAAATTATCACAATTCTAACCTCGGACATTTCTGAAGACGAAAGCCCTCACTTATCCCATCTCTGAAATTCTCCAGAAGAACTTCATGAATACAAATATAAGACCAAACAAAACTGCCGAAATGATCACCATCTCCACGTAAAGGGCAACCGAGTTCATAATGAAAAATACCTCATTCGAAGAAGAAAAGGAAGTCAGCAGTTGAAATACAGGAGATCCCGAACCTCCACTCCCGAAAACCATTCCAAATCCGTATATGAAGCGTCCGCAAACTGCAATAACAGTGCATAAAAAGAGAACCACATACAGAAAACGGCCGGGGAATAGTCGCCTGACGGCCATGAACGATGTCAGCACACCCATTGACATGATCGCCAGGTCGAGCAGAACCGAAGACCAAAAATTACCGAAAAACGCTAACAGAACACAGAAAATCAATCCCACGACAACAGGAACAACCGGAGCAAACCTGTCTGCCGGAGGCCGGATCTTTGTCAGGCTGTAATAGAGCAGAAGAGAAAAAATTCCAGAGAATACGGCTGGTAAGAGAATAATAATTACGAAAAACTTACCCAATTCCAGAATTGCACTAAGAAAAATCATGACAAATCACTATTTATTTCCAATTATTACATAAGCATCAAAATTCATCAGGCCAATCACCAGGATGAAAGATAAAAATCAATTTCCCCCTTCCCCGGCAATGTCATTCCTTATCATCTCCGAAATTTTAAGGCCGTAAATTATTCCCGAAACAATCAGGAGAGGCATCGCGAAAAGGCCGGCGAAGATAAAGATTATGAACCCGGCCGTGACATCGGTCGTCATAGGACCCGTCCCGTAAACGAGGGCGATCAGGCTCTGTACCAGAACAAGCAGGATCAGCGCCGAAACAAAGGATGCTGCGATAAAAGGGACTTTCAGTACCTGCCGGAACTCCTTAGTCGCGGCAGCAATCAAAAACAGCGATGCCGGGGCTATCAGGAGATAAAACACTATTTTTAACGACGGGGCTAATACATGAAGCCCATAGAAAACTCCCGGCATTGCCGTATAGACAGATTCCATAATTATTATCACGAGAAGAAGCAGGGGGTAGGGAAAACCGATCCACCACATTCTCCTTTTCTTCCTCAGGTAGAATAAAAAAGCGACTGCACCTACGAAGGGGACGACCGGAAAGATCACAGGAAGAACGGTCCCTGAAAAGAATATAGAAAATATCAGCAGATAGCCCACGAACGCCATAACCGGCGAATAAATTAATATAAACTGTCGTATATCATAATTCACCGACATTCCCTCCTGCCTGCTCTTCCAAAGGACACCCGTAATCACCGGTAAGTACTGAGGAATAATAGATCACCTCTCCTTTCGCCGGATCAATATGCAGAATAGGAACCGTATAATATGAAACATCAACGGGTATCTCCGAGCCTACGGAGTCGTCGACCATAAAGATCAGGTAATACGAGTTTGTAGTCGTTGCATTTTGGGAGGTCATTACGAATTTCGATCCTGTACTCTCCCCCGGAGCGAGACTGTAAGACTCATTAGCCAGTGTAGTGTTCGATCCATCATTGATGATCACTGAAACCGAATGCGACCCATTGAGATCCATGTTGACAAGACTGAAGACAGAAGTCGGAGGCGGAGGACACGAATCCGGAGAATCCTCTGGAGAAGGGATCAATTGAACTGCCGAAACTGCGATCACAAGAATTACCAAGGATATCCCTGCCAATACAACGGTTTTTTTCATTCAATTCCCCCTGGAACTACCTTCCCTCCGGGTATTCGTTGATCTTCGTCAGGATGATTTCACCGCCGAGTTTTATGAGCGTAACGTTCCCGACGCTCCTCGTATCCACCATTGCTCCGCTCGGAACCTCCATCATGTGCACCTCGTTCGAATCATAGACCGCATCAAGCTGGACTCCCGAACTGTCGAATATCCTGCATATCCCGTCGGTCCCGCAGTCGATTATCCAACCGTATTCGACTTCGGTGCTCCGTGTTGACGTTCCGGGAGGAACGATAAGCCACCCTCTCTCAGGCAATTCCGGTTTGATGCTCTCGTTTACGACAAGTTCAGGCAGTTCGAGCGCGGACCAGTTGATATAATTCCCTCTTCCCGAATAATCCTCCCTTGGGACGATGATGTCAGTAGAAACGTACTCTTCAATTTTCGGGGAATAATTCATGGAACTGACAACAACCGCGTATTTACCGTTGTTCAAGCGCGATGTATTGATTAATGCGGAATAATTATTGGCACCACCGGTCCCGGCGAAAACAGTCGCGTTCCCTTCGGCAAGTTCACGGGAGAAATCATAGCTCTTCGTAGTGGTATGAAGAGTGATCGTGGTAATCTCTACGCCAAGCTCCGTTCCGGGAGGAAGGTTCGTAGTCCCCGAAACCACCGTGATCCCCTCAGTTCCGGCCGTGACAGGATCTATTTCAATCCATTTCTCCGGGGAATCAACCGGGCTGTGATCTATGACATATTTCTGCTCCGCGATATTATGCCCGATTTCCAGTGCAAGCAAGAGGCATGCCAATATTATTACCACAATTACTGCCGGAATGATTTTTTTCTTATTGTCCATTTTCCCCCTGGTCCGGTATCAGTGTGGTTGTTTCCAAAACAATTCGGAATTCCCCCGACTCATCCTTTTGGAGTAATATGATGAATTATGATTTCATCATAGATACCTCCTCCGGCGAAATCACACGAAGCAGGCGATCGACAGATCGATCCCGTGCTCCATATCATATTGTCCGATACTCGTTCGGGACGATCATTTTCAGAGCGAACAGAACCATACACGTTTCCGCAATGATCCGGACGATTGCGACGGAGGTTTTGCAAAGATGATGAGATGGAGAGAAAGAATTTAAGGTAAGATTCAGGAAACATTAACCGAATACTCAAGGGCATTGGCCGGGAAAACATATATACAATTATTGCAATACAGCGCCTCATGGGATCAATTCCTGGCGCTTTTAAGGACGACCACGAAATGGGGTTTAGGTTGATTGGGTTTGGGTATTTTCTGGCAGGAATCATTATTATACTGGCTATTATAATAGCTGAAGCCGTTTATCCTGGATATCATGTAACGCAGTATATAAGCGATCTTGGAGCCCCATCCCTGAGTCCCCACCCGTGTATATTCAACATTTCTATCATTATTTACGGCTTTATTGTTTTTTTAGTGAGCCTTTTTTTCCTTCTCCAGAATAGGAGTTCAGGGAGCGGCAACAGGTGCTCATCAACAAATTCAAAAACAATATCTTTCATATTTATCATGATTTCAGGAATTTGTGCCATTGGCGTAGGTGCGATCAATGAAGATTTGGGAGTTGCCCATACACTTTGTGCAGCCTTCACTTTCATATTCGGGATTTTAGCCGCCTTTTTTTCAGGATTTTGGGTTAAAATCCCTTATAATGTAATATCAGCTATTATCGCGGTTTTTTCTTTTATTGCATTACTTTTCCTTGTAGCTGAAATAGACTTGGGAATCGGACTGGGTGGTATTGAAAGAATGGTTGCTTATCCCCTGATCCTCTGGGAAATGGGCCTGGGAGGCTACCTCATGAATGAAGGAAAGGCGATGGTCCTTAAAGAACAGCCGGAACAATCAGATAAAAATTTTATTTTATAAATACGAATAAAAAGCTGAACAGGGACATCACGTCAAATTCCGGTTAGTTAATCCGGATTTTTAACGGTTATGACCTGCGAAAAAGATCAGTCCCTCTTCCTGCTCTTCTTCACCTTAACCAGCGTTACGTAAGAACCGGTCGCAGTTTTCTTTCCGGCGGGAGTCTTTTTAGGTCTTACAGGAGCCTTTCTCAAAGGCCGGGCACTTTCGATCTCGATACCCCTCTCTTTACAGATCTCCTTCATCTTCGGGGGAAGCTCCTTCCACCGCCAGAGACCCCAGGTCCGGTACTCTGGGGGAAGACTCTTCTTCCCGGCACGTTTGTCGAGGAATTTGTCCCAGCGTTCTGCAAGTTCGGGATGCAGGCTCCGCACTTCCTCGTACTCGCTCTCCAGCATCGCCGGGCAGAGATAGCACCCGATCCTCTCCAGCCCTTTCTCGTACATCGGGTTAACAGGAATATTCTGCCACCAGATGTACAGGTAGACCTCGAACGCCCGCCAGCTCCGGATCGGGGAAACGTTCAGCTGGAGCGGATTAACCGGGTTTTCGCTGACCTCTTCTATTCCCGCACGGTTCCACGACTCATACCAGCGGTTGCCCTGCACGGTCACGCATGGGCCGATATCCACCAGGTATTTCCCGAGAGGATCGATCTTTAAAAGTTTGCAGCACCAGCGGTCGTCCTTAGTCGGAGGTCCGGACTTCTCGACAAATCTCCAGAAGTCGTTTCCTTTATCAATGACCTCTACACCGGTGGAACGAACGAACTCGATCGTCTCCGGGAACTCAAGTCCGGTATCGATGAAAAATGCGTCCTCTATCCCGGCCTTCCGTGCAAGGTTGAGGACGACAGTACTGTCTTTCCCGCCCGAAAAAGAGACGTTCGCAGTCGGGCGGTCCTTCATGTGCTGCTTTATAGTCCTGACTGCATTGCGTTCGAGATTCTTCAGGTGGTTCTTGTTTACCCGGATTACTTCATCCCAGTCAGGATCGGGAACACTTGCAGGCTCGACTGGAACGAGCTCCTTCACCTTGATCATTTTGTCCTTTACAATCCCGGTTCCGTATTTATTCCTGTATTTTACAATCACCGACCCATCGGGGACGGGCCTTGTAAGCGGGAGTCTCTTTCCGCCGATCCTTCCCTGGTCCTTCGAATAACCGGTGTCCGCCTCGATGTCGACTATGCCCTTAGTTACATGATCTATAATGAACGGGAGAGCCTCGACAGCGATATCGAACCTGTACACCCTCTCCACCGGATCGAAGATCAGCCAGCCGAACCTCTCACCGTTCATGACGACAAGATCGGTACGATCCGCACCCCCCGATTTATTGAGAAGAATAACCTTCGAAAGAGGTACCGGCCCGAATTTCTCATGAACAAGATCTTCGATAAGCGCCATATCCCTTGAAAGTGCCGGCCTGACCTCATAGGGTTTTAAGAGCTGAACGCCCTTCGACTCGCCGCCACAAGGACAGGTCTTTCCCACGAGCGGAACATTGCACTTCGGACACCAGTATAGTATTTTTTTGAACGGAGGATCGCGGTTCACATTAATAAAAGGGGTTTTCGGGGTGATAATGATAACCGGTATTATTTCCGGCCACCCTCGAATTTCTTCAAACTCGCGGCATCGTCATATATCCTCGCCCTTCCGTTTGCCTTCATCTGTTTCCTGACCGGCCTGAGCTTTTCGAGAAAAACGAGACCCGGTTCCGCACCATAGCAGGCGGAGATCTCGTCGAGGATCTCTTTTCTTGAAGGAATCGAGCCTTCAAAAGAGAGGACGAACTCGATCTCCTTCCTGTTCAGATCAGGATTCTCCTCGTATTTTTTGAATTCTATATCTATCGTTCCCATAATTACACTATATTTCTCACGGACTTATATCATAATAGCAGTACCCCTAGAAGGTAGGATGCGGCATTGACAAAGGCGGAAATGATCACGGAATATAGCGGTTTTACCCGGAGCAGATACCAGATTACCGCCGATTCCACAAGAACCACGATGATCTCCCCGTTCAGGGGATACCATGACATATCGAGATAAGGCGGCATCACGAACCACAGGTAGGGAAGGGTTAGGGCGGTCATCAGCAGGCCAGTCGCAAGAATGTACCACACGGACTTTTCGGATTTCAGGATATACCGGACTGCAACGAACAGGAGCGGGACCTCGATTATCCATGTGAAGATGAGGGACTGCAAAAAAAGAGTTTCGTAGAGCATCTATCTTCCGGCCCTTAATAATTCGTTGATAACAGGGGATATACAAATTTCTCCCATAAATCAATCCAGAAATTGTTCCTGTATACTATCCCCGGTTCGGAGTGGATGACCGGGATTTCAGTATCGGTCTCGATTGCAGTCCCGATTATAGTCCCGTTTTCATAGGCAGGGATCTCGTAATAGAGGCTGCAGTCCCTCTGTATAGGATCCCCTTCGGGATCGCAGTAATCATCGCAGGGCACCTCTATCATATAGCTCGTGCAGTTAAGATCGATTGAATCAGCCCTTTCATCGCATTCACAGTATTCAGGCGTTAGAACCATAGTAACCCCGTCGATCTCCAGAGTCCTGGTATCAGGCGGGTACAGTTTCTTTTTATCGAATTTTTCGAGGTACTGATCACACGATTCCCGTTCCTGCGCACGTAATTCACTCTCGTTTTCAAAACACTCTCTGGTTTCGTTTGTGGTCAGGCGGCAAACACCGGTTTCGCGTTCGAAATGCACAAGATTTGCCCTCCTGTTACAGTTCGGAATCGGAGTATCTCCGACGTTATCGATTTCGAACGTCTTCCCGTCCGTCTCGCCGCAGAGAGAACAGTAATCGATCACCCTGTAGTTGAGATAGAAGGGCTCGAATATTTCGTCCCCGTAATGATCCACCGTTGCGGAATACGAGAAAACATCGGTCCGGTTATATGTGCCGGGTTCTCTTCGTACATAATTACTTCCCCAGTAATTATTCCGGTTAGGATCTGAATTATCCACAACATAGCCGTAACAGGTGACGGTAAAAGAAACGGAACCATTGTAAGGCTCTCCGTTCTTTTCGAAGAATACCTTGGATGATGTCGCGACACGGGCATCCGCCATAGCCGGCAAACAAAAATACGAGACTGCAATCGCTGATAAAACCAATATCGCAGCCAGTTTCCTGTTCGGAAAATAAATATCCATGAAACCCCCTTAAATCGAATTCCTGACAGGATTCGATTAATTATATAGATTATCATCCGGGAGCATTAAATAAATATTCACCATACCGTTGAACAATCCCTCGTGCAGGAATATTAAAAGATATGATAGCAGGTATCTGCCATTCTGTTTTTGTGAAGAATTACGATGACGAAAAAAGATATTTGTCCAGCCAGTCGAGTTCTTCCCGGACCTTCCTGTACTGGTGAACGTAAGTTGTCGGGTGATGTTTCTCGCCCGGGAACATCAGGAACCGGACAGGAGCAGAACTCCCTTCGAGATATGTCCTGTATGTCGTAATCGCAGATGCAGGCTCCACGTTGGCGTCCTCCGTTCCGATCATCATCAGGAGCGGAGTCGTGACATTCGCTGCATTATATATAGGCAGGATATCGAGGAACATTTCGGGGTCCTGGTAAGGACTTTCACCATAGTACATCTTCGTCATGATCATTCCGTTCGTATTGGCGTTCTGTGCCTGGTCCTCGGCAGTCCCGGCCCCGGCAATCGCGGCTTTGAGCGACGTATCTTTTGTTATCAGTGCGAGAGTGAGAATCCCTCCGTTCGACCATCCGGTCGATGCCGTCTGTGACAGGTTGATAATCCCCTGTTCGTCAAGATACTCTTTCCCGGAGATCAGGTCTTCTACGGGCAGGTCGTAATAATGACCGTTCTCGATCGATTCCGCAAAGTCGAAGCCGTAATTCAGACTGCCATGATAGTTTACGGACAGGAGAACCGCACCCATTTCCGATATCATGCAGTACGGGAACTCCCAGGTATCCCTCCAGCTGTCAAAATCGGTGTAGGTCGGCCCGCCGTGGATGACGAAAACAAACGGGTAATCCTGCCCTTCCATGTAGCCGGGGGGGTATCTTACTATTCCTTCGATCTGATCGCCGAGTGCACCGGTCCAGTGGATTACTTCAGAAGATCCGCCGAACTCCGATATGATTTCGGGATTAAGATCCGTCAACTGCTCTTCG is a genomic window containing:
- a CDS encoding DUF998 domain-containing protein, which encodes MGSIPGAFKDDHEMGFRLIGFGYFLAGIIIILAIIIAEAVYPGYHVTQYISDLGAPSLSPHPCIFNISIIIYGFIVFLVSLFFLLQNRSSGSGNRCSSTNSKTISFIFIMISGICAIGVGAINEDLGVAHTLCAAFTFIFGILAAFFSGFWVKIPYNVISAIIAVFSFIALLFLVAEIDLGIGLGGIERMVAYPLILWEMGLGGYLMNEGKAMVLKEQPEQSDKNFIL
- a CDS encoding phosphoadenosine phosphosulfate reductase domain-containing protein, giving the protein MNRDPPFKKILYWCPKCNVPLVGKTCPCGGESKGVQLLKPYEVRPALSRDMALIEDLVHEKFGPVPLSKVILLNKSGGADRTDLVVMNGERFGWLIFDPVERVYRFDIAVEALPFIIDHVTKGIVDIEADTGYSKDQGRIGGKRLPLTRPVPDGSVIVKYRNKYGTGIVKDKMIKVKELVPVEPASVPDPDWDEVIRVNKNHLKNLERNAVRTIKQHMKDRPTANVSFSGGKDSTVVLNLARKAGIEDAFFIDTGLEFPETIEFVRSTGVEVIDKGNDFWRFVEKSGPPTKDDRWCCKLLKIDPLGKYLVDIGPCVTVQGNRWYESWNRAGIEEVSENPVNPLQLNVSPIRSWRAFEVYLYIWWQNIPVNPMYEKGLERIGCYLCPAMLESEYEEVRSLHPELAERWDKFLDKRAGKKSLPPEYRTWGLWRWKELPPKMKEICKERGIEIESARPLRKAPVRPKKTPAGKKTATGSYVTLVKVKKSRKRD
- a CDS encoding eS24 family ribosomal protein; this translates as MGTIDIEFKKYEENPDLNRKEIEFVLSFEGSIPSRKEILDEISACYGAEPGLVFLEKLRPVRKQMKANGRARIYDDAASLKKFEGGRK
- a CDS encoding alpha/beta hydrolase family protein — protein: AIETTPDGKKIVYDFNSASNPPQLYSAEVSGSTILYEEQLTDLNPEIISEFGGSSEVIHWTGALGDQIEGIVRYPPGYMEGQDYPFVFVIHGGPTYTDFDSWRDTWEFPYCMISEMGAVLLSVNYHGSLNYGFDFAESIENGHYYDLPVEDLISGKEYLDEQGIINLSQTASTGWSNGGILTLALITKDTSLKAAIAGAGTAEDQAQNANTNGMIMTKMYYGESPYQDPEMFLDILPIYNAANVTTPLLMMIGTEDANVEPASAITTYRTYLEGSSAPVRFLMFPGEKHHPTTYVHQYRKVREELDWLDKYLFSSS